A section of the Enterococcus montenegrensis genome encodes:
- a CDS encoding adenine phosphoribosyltransferase: MDLKDYIASIPDYPSEGIVFRDISPLMADGLAYREATKQIVDYAKEKRIDMVVGPEARGFIVGCPVAYELGVGFAPVRKKGKLPRKTIEVTYDLEYGTDTLTLHEDAIKPGQRVLICDDLLATGGTIKATTELVEELGGVVVGCAFLIELMDLHGRDKIKDYDMITLMEY; this comes from the coding sequence ATGGATTTAAAAGATTATATTGCAAGTATTCCCGATTACCCTTCAGAAGGTATTGTTTTTCGCGATATTTCACCTTTAATGGCTGATGGTCTGGCTTATCGAGAAGCAACAAAACAAATCGTAGACTATGCAAAAGAAAAAAGAATTGATATGGTAGTTGGACCAGAAGCACGTGGGTTTATTGTGGGCTGTCCAGTTGCTTATGAATTAGGTGTTGGGTTTGCTCCAGTTCGTAAAAAAGGTAAATTACCTCGTAAAACAATTGAAGTAACCTATGACTTAGAATATGGGACAGATACACTGACACTTCATGAAGATGCTATTAAACCTGGCCAACGCGTTTTAATTTGTGACGACTTATTGGCAACCGGGGGAACGATTAAAGCAACGACAGAATTGGTTGAAGAATTAGGTGGCGTAGTTGTGGGCTGTGCTTTTCTAATTGAACTAATGGACTTACACGGTCGAGACAAAATTAAAGACTACGATATGATTACATTGATGGAATATTAA